The DNA segment AAACCTTTTTTAGGCGTAGTTTATATTATAAACGTCATTTTCAAATGAATTATAGTTTAGACTTGTGTCATTTTTGATTTCATCGTAAACATTAATATTCCCATTTTCATCCATGACTTCTATAATTATAGCATAGTCTTGCTTGAAATTTACGTCAGTTATGCTCCTGGTATATAACCTTAATGCAACTTCCCATTCTCCAGCATCAAAATTTCTAGTGAAAGATTTTTCAAATTGTAAAATTGGACTCCATTGTTTAGTATAAATATTTGAATTTGAAAGACTAATTTCTTTTAACCCAACTGCAGTGTTTTTAACCAACTTTACCGAAAGTCTCGTTTTTGAGTATTCATAATCATTATTTAAATTAACCTCTGGATTATATACAATTGTGATTTTTAATTTGAGTTTGCTTTCTAGATTTCCATCATGAAAAATATCTGGAATGTTAAATTTTACATAATCATAGTTGTCCATGTCTAACTCCCCTTGATATAGATATGTTGCTGTCTTATTTGCATATAAAGCATTTTGAATCAAAGGTTCGCCAAATCCAGTAAATTTAAAATCGAAATCAAAGTTTTCAAAAACTTCTCTTTTTTCTGCAAAATGAATAAGCAAAGCTTTAATTAAATTTGTTTTTGCAAAGGGATAATAATCGAAAAGCATTTGAGCATGTCTTGATATAATTGGGGACGAGAAGCTAGTTCCATTATCATAAGATAAGCTTAAACCATCTTCGAATAATCCACAAGCTGAAATTCTAGGAAATGAAGTATACGGAGACATAAGATTTCCACCGTGAGAAACTAACTCAGGTTTCAAACCACCATCTGTGCCAGGACCAATTTTTGAAAAAGGAGAAATTAAGTCTCTTTTAGTGAGTGAACCGTGATCGTCATATTTAGCGATTGATCCAACCGTTAATCCTAATAATGATTCTGCTGGTGATCCAATTCTAGCATTTACATTTGAAAAGTGATTCTCGGGATAAGTTCCAAGACTAGAATTTATATTCCCTGATGAAATAACAAATAATACATCAAATTCTTTAGATAAAAAATCAAGTGTTTTCCCTAAATGGGATCGCTCATTATCTCGTAATGAATTTGGATTCCCTAAAGATAAGTTGTAGACTTTAACTTCTAAATATAATGATTCAACTACTTCTGTAATAGCATTTGCTAAATCAAAATCATTTAATCCAAGTATATTATTAAAACTATCAATCCCGAAAACTGGAACATCAATAACATAACAATATGGTTTTAAATTTTTAGTGGTAATTTGAAATTCTATGTCATCACCGAAAATACAACGACTTGCGACAAATGTTCCGTGGGAATATTGAGGTGATACCGAACCTGCTGGAATATAAGAGTTAATTCTATCTCGAACAAAATTTGGAATTATTTTACCACTAGTAGTTATTCCTGAATCAAATATACAAATTGCAGAACTTGAAGATACATCTTCGAATTTTATGTCATCTGCAATTAGTTCTCCTTTGACAGAATTTGTAATGAAGTAATTTTGATTTAAAGAAATCTCTTTAATCGAGTTAAATTCATTCAAGATAGTATTAATTTCCGAACCATTCAATCTTGTTTTAATAGTTACTATGCGATTTGAAATATTTGAAAAATTATATTCGAAATTATTCTGAAGAAACTCTTTTCTTATTAATTTTTCTAAAGATTCAATTTCTTCTTTTTTTATTCCATCGAAGAATTGGATAAGCAAATCATACCTTAACTCTGAATTAATATCAATATCATGAGACACTTTGGTTTCAATAGGTATTGCTTTTATATTTTCAATGGCGGAAAAGTAAGTCTTATATTTGTTTTCTGGTGTACTAATATACTCGTCTAATTTTACTTCAAATTCTTGAAATTTATCATCATTAATTTTAAAATTCGCAATAGATTTATTTTCGAAATTTAAGGAAACTAATTCAAATCCTAAATTCTCTATTTTGAGAATATGCGATTTAATATTCATGTTGTCAAGTGTTGAAAGTTGTAAGAATACATTGCTTATTACCTTCAAATCCTTTTTTGAATACTCAATTTCTTTAAATTGATTTTTTTTATTTCGTAAAGAAATCCCATGTTCAGAATAACTGAATCTTGGTACAGATTCACCGAATCCAGTTTTATTTATCTCCTTTTTTGAAATATTATCTTTAGGAATTTCTAAATGGTATTTCTTTTTCATATGTTGTTTTAAATTACTATTAACTAGTAAATATAGGCAAGATTTTTTTATTTCAAAAAATAAAATCTTCAATAGAAAAACCGCCCTCCATTCTAGCCCCGATGGGAACGGCATCCTTTTTT comes from the Chryseobacterium sp. SNU WT5 genome and includes:
- a CDS encoding S8 family peptidase, with translation MKKKYHLEIPKDNISKKEINKTGFGESVPRFSYSEHGISLRNKKNQFKEIEYSKKDLKVISNVFLQLSTLDNMNIKSHILKIENLGFELVSLNFENKSIANFKINDDKFQEFEVKLDEYISTPENKYKTYFSAIENIKAIPIETKVSHDIDINSELRYDLLIQFFDGIKKEEIESLEKLIRKEFLQNNFEYNFSNISNRIVTIKTRLNGSEINTILNEFNSIKEISLNQNYFITNSVKGELIADDIKFEDVSSSSAICIFDSGITTSGKIIPNFVRDRINSYIPAGSVSPQYSHGTFVASRCIFGDDIEFQITTKNLKPYCYVIDVPVFGIDSFNNILGLNDFDLANAITEVVESLYLEVKVYNLSLGNPNSLRDNERSHLGKTLDFLSKEFDVLFVISSGNINSSLGTYPENHFSNVNARIGSPAESLLGLTVGSIAKYDDHGSLTKRDLISPFSKIGPGTDGGLKPELVSHGGNLMSPYTSFPRISACGLFEDGLSLSYDNGTSFSSPIISRHAQMLFDYYPFAKTNLIKALLIHFAEKREVFENFDFDFKFTGFGEPLIQNALYANKTATYLYQGELDMDNYDYVKFNIPDIFHDGNLESKLKLKITIVYNPEVNLNNDYEYSKTRLSVKLVKNTAVGLKEISLSNSNIYTKQWSPILQFEKSFTRNFDAGEWEVALRLYTRSITDVNFKQDYAIIIEVMDENGNINVYDEIKNDTSLNYNSFENDVYNINYA